From a region of the Alkalicoccobacillus plakortidis genome:
- a CDS encoding glycoside hydrolase family 127 protein has product MTELLGAAPSHAIKNFRIAAGEEEGEFHGFVFQDSDVAKWIEAAAYTLQERPDQQLEETCDDVIELIGRAQQPDGYLNTYYTVKEPGKRWTNLRDNHELYVGGHFIEAAVAYYEATGKRNLLEIMCRFADYVDSIFGLKQNQLRGYDGHQEIELALLKLYRVTHEERYLRLAQFFIDIRGEQPHFFDIEAKKRGEEPHRWFHNSYSYSQSHAPVREQKTAAGHAVRAVYMYTAMADLASILDDESLKKTCKTLWNNVVQKQMYVTAGIGSAEFGESFSFNYDLPNDLAYTETCASIGLVFWAKKMMELEANGEYADVVERAIYNGTISGIQLDGTKFFYVNPLEVWPEQANHRHDYKHVKPERQPWFGCACCPPNIARLIASIGSYVYSVKDHIGFVNLYIGSETTLGVRGNKSPY; this is encoded by the coding sequence ATGACCGAATTGCTTGGAGCAGCACCTAGTCATGCAATTAAAAATTTTAGAATAGCAGCAGGTGAAGAAGAAGGGGAATTCCACGGATTTGTGTTTCAGGATAGTGATGTAGCAAAGTGGATTGAAGCAGCCGCATATACGTTGCAGGAGAGACCGGATCAGCAATTAGAAGAAACGTGTGACGATGTCATTGAGTTAATTGGAAGAGCGCAGCAGCCTGATGGGTATTTGAACACGTATTATACGGTTAAAGAACCAGGGAAGAGATGGACTAACCTGAGAGATAATCATGAACTCTATGTAGGTGGGCATTTTATTGAAGCGGCGGTCGCCTATTACGAAGCAACAGGAAAGCGTAATCTACTTGAAATCATGTGTCGATTTGCCGATTATGTGGACTCCATTTTTGGCTTAAAGCAGAACCAACTAAGAGGATATGATGGCCATCAAGAAATTGAACTAGCTCTGCTTAAATTATATCGAGTAACACATGAAGAGCGTTATTTGAGGCTTGCTCAATTTTTTATTGATATCCGAGGAGAGCAACCACACTTTTTTGATATCGAGGCCAAAAAGCGTGGAGAAGAGCCTCATAGATGGTTCCATAATAGCTACAGTTACTCGCAATCACACGCTCCAGTAAGAGAACAGAAAACAGCTGCAGGGCATGCGGTTCGAGCTGTCTACATGTACACAGCGATGGCAGATTTAGCGAGTATTTTAGACGATGAGAGTCTTAAGAAAACCTGCAAAACACTGTGGAATAATGTCGTTCAAAAACAAATGTATGTCACCGCGGGAATTGGTTCGGCAGAGTTTGGAGAGTCTTTTAGCTTTAATTATGACCTTCCAAATGACCTCGCCTATACAGAAACATGCGCCTCGATTGGACTTGTTTTCTGGGCAAAAAAAATGATGGAGTTAGAGGCAAATGGTGAGTATGCAGACGTGGTTGAACGAGCGATTTACAACGGTACAATTAGTGGAATTCAATTAGACGGGACAAAATTCTTCTATGTAAATCCGCTAGAAGTATGGCCAGAACAAGCAAATCATCGCCACGACTATAAGCACGTGAAGCCAGAACGACAGCCTTGGTTCGGATGCGCTTGTTGTCCTCCTAATATTGCTCGGTTAATTGCCTCCATTGGCTCGTATGTTTACTCCGTTAAGGACCATATCGGATTTGTAAACCTTTATATCGGCAGCGAAACAACGCTTGGAGTTAGGGGAAACAAAAGTCCATATTAA
- a CDS encoding quinone oxidoreductase family protein, translating into MKAVIINRYGGPEVLEYTDIPRPEPQADEVLIRVLKTSVNFADLKSRRGKKGKAEFPAILGLDLVGRVEQVGQHVRDVEVGQKVIAFPKHGSYAEYAIANEQLVYAIPDDMDLTCAAASPIVAFLSYKLLKDIGGIQPDHSVLIHSGSGGVGSTAIQLAKHFNAHTIFSTVGDLEKAHVPIVYGADEVYSYQDFSQQILNETNGKGVDLILDSVGGEVTSRSLECLAPYGRLVHFGQSSGEQANVSKDDVHSSCRSFLGYSLGTTRKLRPNQLQDISHKVIQLLHLGLINVHVGHEFLLEDVAEAHRLMEKRQHTGKIILTVHEEES; encoded by the coding sequence ATGAAGGCTGTGATCATAAATCGTTATGGTGGGCCTGAGGTTTTGGAGTATACGGATATTCCTCGGCCAGAACCACAGGCTGATGAGGTGCTGATTCGGGTTTTAAAGACAAGTGTTAATTTTGCAGATTTAAAAAGTAGGAGAGGGAAGAAGGGGAAGGCAGAGTTTCCGGCTATTTTAGGTCTTGATCTAGTTGGTCGTGTTGAACAAGTTGGGCAACATGTACGGGATGTTGAGGTTGGTCAGAAGGTGATCGCGTTCCCAAAACATGGTTCTTATGCTGAGTATGCGATAGCTAATGAGCAGCTTGTTTATGCGATTCCTGATGATATGGATCTTACTTGTGCGGCGGCGAGTCCAATTGTGGCGTTTTTGTCTTATAAATTGTTAAAAGATATTGGTGGAATCCAACCTGATCATTCAGTGCTAATTCACTCAGGTTCAGGTGGAGTGGGTTCGACTGCTATTCAACTTGCAAAGCATTTTAATGCACATACCATTTTTTCTACTGTTGGTGATTTGGAAAAAGCTCATGTTCCTATAGTATACGGAGCGGATGAGGTGTATTCCTATCAGGATTTTTCTCAACAAATCCTGAATGAAACCAATGGGAAGGGTGTTGATCTTATTTTAGATTCTGTGGGTGGAGAAGTGACTTCCCGCAGTTTGGAATGCTTAGCTCCGTATGGCAGACTTGTTCATTTTGGTCAGTCAAGCGGAGAACAAGCAAATGTGAGTAAAGATGATGTCCATTCGAGTTGTCGTTCGTTTTTGGGGTATAGTTTAGGAACAACCAGAAAACTAAGACCAAATCAGCTACAAGATATCTCGCATAAGGTAATTCAGCTTCTTCATCTCGGTCTCATAAATGTGCATGTAGGTCATGAATTTCTTTTAGAAGATGTTGCAGAAGCCCATAGGTTAATGGAAAAACGGCAACACACCGGAAAAATCATTCTAACCGTTCATGAGGAGGAATCATAA
- a CDS encoding beta-L-arabinofuranosidase domain-containing protein has product MELGETKVHIKQDSEFPWNGEINFSVNPEQVFEGTLAFRIPGLGKVLHSVSEWRGIINSAS; this is encoded by the coding sequence TTGGAGTTAGGGGAAACAAAAGTCCATATTAAGCAAGACTCTGAATTCCCGTGGAATGGTGAAATAAACTTCTCTGTTAACCCTGAACAAGTCTTTGAAGGCACCCTTGCGTTTCGCATTCCTGGCTTGGGCAAAGTCCTTCACTCTGTTAGTGAATGGAGAGGAATCATCAACTCAGCTAGTTAA
- a CDS encoding beta-L-arabinofuranosidase domain-containing protein, with protein sequence MRFAFLAWAKSFTLLVNGEESSTQLVNGYVYVTRKWQEHDQVQLQFPMETEILFAHPDLRENAGKVALQRGPVVYCLEQIDNGEALSSLSIDCSQPIEASFESDLLNGIMVLKGKALRTEVADSSKQSLYLTSGELKRQETSFKAIPYYAWANRGVGEMVVWMAYK encoded by the coding sequence TTGCGTTTCGCATTCCTGGCTTGGGCAAAGTCCTTCACTCTGTTAGTGAATGGAGAGGAATCATCAACTCAGCTAGTTAATGGCTATGTATATGTAACCCGGAAGTGGCAAGAACATGATCAAGTTCAACTGCAATTCCCAATGGAAACAGAGATCCTGTTTGCTCATCCTGATTTGAGAGAAAATGCTGGAAAAGTTGCGCTTCAGCGAGGACCAGTCGTGTATTGCCTAGAGCAAATTGATAATGGAGAAGCCTTATCTAGCTTATCCATAGATTGTAGTCAACCTATTGAGGCATCTTTTGAGAGTGACCTTTTAAATGGGATCATGGTACTTAAGGGAAAAGCACTTAGAACAGAAGTGGCAGACTCATCTAAGCAATCGCTCTATTTGACAAGTGGGGAATTAAAAAGACAAGAAACAAGCTTTAAGGCCATTCCGTATTATGCTTGGGCGAATCGTGGAGTTGGTGAGATGGTTGTTTGGATGGCTTATAAGTGA
- a CDS encoding GNAT family N-acetyltransferase, with amino-acid sequence MIRPAEMKDAPALATLCLQLGYIVDRDLAEVRLDRMLSNKTHGIFVNEEADHLISGWAHVYGKYLIELEYAEIGGIVVDQTVRRSGVGQKLMMACEEWARANAFTEMRLRSGSQRNEAHIFYHHLGYEHTRDQKVFRKKFEEVD; translated from the coding sequence ATGATTCGACCGGCAGAAATGAAAGATGCTCCTGCGTTAGCGACGTTATGCCTTCAATTAGGCTATATAGTCGATCGCGATTTAGCTGAAGTCCGCCTTGATCGAATGTTATCCAATAAAACTCACGGTATCTTTGTGAATGAAGAAGCAGATCACCTGATTTCAGGCTGGGCTCATGTCTATGGAAAATATCTTATTGAGTTAGAGTATGCTGAAATCGGAGGCATTGTGGTCGATCAAACAGTTAGAAGATCAGGAGTAGGCCAGAAGCTCATGATGGCATGTGAAGAATGGGCTCGTGCAAATGCTTTTACAGAAATGAGATTACGGTCAGGGTCACAAAGAAATGAGGCTCATATTTTTTATCATCATTTAGGTTATGAACATACTCGTGATCAGAAAGTGTTTAGAAAGAAGTTTGAGGAGGTTGATTAG
- a CDS encoding DNA-directed RNA polymerase subunit alpha C-terminal domain-containing protein has protein sequence MIDLEDLPQNIGNPARRALKELGYTHLEQLTEWTEKDLLAIHGVGPKAVRIIREALHEQNLSFTTKT, from the coding sequence ATGATTGATCTTGAAGATTTGCCGCAAAATATCGGAAACCCAGCGAGAAGAGCATTAAAAGAATTGGGGTATACCCATTTGGAGCAGTTAACAGAGTGGACTGAGAAAGATCTTTTAGCGATACATGGTGTTGGTCCTAAGGCTGTTCGTATTATACGTGAAGCATTGCATGAGCAGAATTTATCTTTTACTACTAAGACGTAA
- a CDS encoding VOC family protein: MEGKLIYQFVPVKDLVTAVDLYRDTLGFTESWREGDLTVAFDLPGSEVKLLIEQVEAGRIDAAGPVFLVPSVHQTLIRYKDHLTFIGEPAETPDGLWVGAKDDSGNGIYFTDESKLEAGYTSIKGDVG; this comes from the coding sequence ATGGAAGGGAAATTGATCTATCAATTTGTTCCTGTAAAAGATCTTGTAACAGCAGTTGATTTGTATCGTGATACTCTAGGTTTTACTGAATCATGGCGTGAAGGTGATCTGACGGTTGCCTTTGATCTTCCAGGCTCTGAGGTGAAATTGTTGATCGAACAGGTTGAAGCGGGACGGATAGATGCGGCGGGTCCTGTATTTTTGGTTCCTTCTGTTCATCAGACCCTCATTCGTTATAAGGATCACTTGACCTTTATTGGTGAACCGGCGGAGACGCCAGATGGATTATGGGTAGGTGCAAAGGATGATTCAGGAAATGGAATATATTTTACGGATGAATCTAAGCTAGAGGCAGGATATACAAGCATAAAGGGTGATGTGGGATGA
- a CDS encoding IS256 family transposase — protein sequence MTQFNFNVDMDVIKEELIGSNLNATIKSSIILILNQMMEQERDEYLKSSSYERTGDRVDYRNGYYERDYMLSIGKITLKVPRSRNGKFSPSLFERYQRTDQALIATMVEMVVQGVSTRKVTQAVVKLCGENVSKSFVSSLTERLDPFVKEWSSRSLVGKEYPYIYTDALYIKVREYQKVVSKAVYIAVGVNEDHKREIIGFHITHDETKAGWESFFESLQSRGLLSPKLVISDAHKGLKAAIHEAFTGSSWQRCTVHFKRNIFSALPKKETETFRSLVKDIFTRQTQKEARALYQEIASNYEGQKKYENALNKLEEGLEDAIQYMSEQKSYHPLLRSTNNLERLNSEVRRREGVIRIFPNQQSAFRLIGAVLKDYDELRLCKRKYLPET from the coding sequence ATGACCCAATTTAATTTTAACGTAGATATGGATGTAATTAAAGAGGAATTAATCGGCTCAAATTTAAATGCCACCATTAAATCTTCGATTATTCTGATTCTCAATCAAATGATGGAACAGGAGCGCGATGAGTATCTGAAATCCAGCTCTTATGAACGCACTGGAGATCGGGTTGATTATCGTAATGGGTACTATGAGAGAGATTATATGCTTTCAATTGGGAAGATCACTCTTAAGGTGCCTCGTTCGCGTAATGGAAAGTTCTCTCCGTCTCTTTTTGAGCGCTATCAACGAACAGATCAAGCACTGATAGCAACGATGGTTGAAATGGTTGTCCAAGGGGTTTCAACACGCAAAGTGACTCAAGCGGTCGTGAAACTGTGCGGAGAAAATGTGTCTAAATCCTTTGTATCAAGTCTAACAGAAAGGTTAGATCCTTTCGTCAAAGAGTGGTCGAGTCGATCTTTAGTTGGAAAAGAATATCCTTATATCTATACTGATGCGCTTTATATTAAGGTACGCGAGTACCAAAAAGTCGTGTCCAAAGCAGTCTACATCGCTGTGGGCGTGAATGAAGATCACAAAAGAGAAATCATTGGTTTTCATATTACACATGATGAAACGAAAGCTGGATGGGAATCTTTCTTCGAAAGTCTTCAATCACGTGGGCTTTTATCTCCAAAACTCGTGATTTCAGATGCCCACAAAGGCTTAAAAGCAGCGATCCACGAAGCATTTACAGGCTCAAGTTGGCAGCGGTGCACCGTTCATTTTAAACGAAATATCTTTAGTGCCCTTCCAAAAAAAGAAACGGAAACGTTTCGCTCATTGGTTAAAGATATCTTTACTCGCCAAACTCAAAAAGAAGCACGAGCCCTTTATCAAGAAATCGCATCCAATTACGAAGGACAGAAGAAGTATGAGAACGCGTTAAATAAACTTGAAGAAGGACTTGAAGATGCCATTCAATACATGAGTGAGCAGAAATCATATCATCCGTTACTGCGGAGCACAAACAACCTAGAGCGGTTGAATTCAGAGGTTCGCCGTAGAGAAGGAGTCATACGTATTTTCCCTAATCAACAATCTGCGTTCCGTTTGATTGGAGCGGTTCTGAAGGATTACGACGAATTGAGGTTGTGTAAGAGAAAGTATTTGCCTGAAACGTGA
- a CDS encoding cation diffusion facilitator family transporter, whose protein sequence is MLRTTKIAFLSVMSNTFVVAIKIVVGIITGSVAVLSEAIHSSLDLMASLIAFFSVRISKKPADSVHPYGHGKVENLSGTIETILIFVAGIWIIYECVHKIIHPEPLQLPLLGVLVMVVGATINFIVSKVVRKEADRVHSVAMKSNALHLLTDVYTSLGVAVSLLLVTLTGWYILDSIIGMILAIYIMIEAFKLMKETFPPLIDSRLTENEESAVLKIIESFKDEYLEVHNFRSRRSGPQEYIDFHLVVPSEASMGEVHELCDRIEEKIEKEFPRAEVFIHPEPEHERENRK, encoded by the coding sequence ATCTTGAGGACTACAAAAATTGCGTTTTTATCTGTAATGAGCAATACATTTGTTGTTGCAATTAAAATAGTAGTAGGTATTATAACGGGTTCAGTAGCTGTACTATCAGAGGCGATTCACTCTTCATTAGACTTGATGGCTTCATTAATTGCGTTCTTTTCCGTACGGATCTCAAAAAAACCGGCTGACTCAGTTCATCCATACGGACATGGAAAGGTCGAGAATTTATCAGGTACCATTGAAACGATTTTGATTTTTGTTGCGGGTATTTGGATTATCTATGAGTGCGTGCACAAGATCATTCATCCAGAACCATTACAGCTTCCCTTGCTTGGTGTTCTTGTCATGGTCGTGGGAGCAACCATTAATTTTATTGTTTCTAAGGTAGTACGTAAGGAAGCGGATCGTGTACACTCAGTGGCCATGAAATCTAATGCCCTACATCTTTTAACAGATGTGTATACGTCACTCGGTGTAGCTGTCAGCTTATTGCTTGTTACCTTAACTGGTTGGTATATTCTCGATTCCATTATTGGTATGATTCTTGCCATTTATATCATGATTGAGGCGTTTAAGTTAATGAAAGAAACCTTCCCTCCATTAATTGATTCTCGTTTGACTGAAAATGAAGAGTCAGCTGTCTTGAAGATTATTGAATCCTTTAAAGACGAATATCTAGAAGTCCATAATTTTAGGTCTAGAAGATCCGGTCCTCAAGAATATATCGATTTTCACTTAGTTGTACCTTCTGAAGCGAGTATGGGAGAAGTCCACGAGCTTTGTGATCGAATAGAAGAAAAAATAGAAAAAGAATTTCCGCGTGCAGAGGTTTTTATTCATCCAGAACCTGAGCATGAGAGGGAGAATCGTAAGTAA
- a CDS encoding glycine betaine ABC transporter substrate-binding protein, with translation MKKSMMIVTGIISAAALSACGTDDANQGTQIDEIIGVDPGAGVMMNTEDAISEYGLDIHLQPSSDPTMTAALGEAYENEEPIIVTASYPHWIFLAYDLKYLDDPKGVYGETENIHTFTKKSLEEEAPEAYTVLDNFYWEPDDIGAVMLDVFEGKEPTEAAASWVEEHQEKVSEWTDGVDSVSGDEITLSYVAWDSETASTHVVAKVLEDIGYNVTLTQLEPAFMWASVDSGDADAMVGAWLPKTHGAYYEDYKENIVDLGPNLEGARIGLAVPEYVDIDSIEDLK, from the coding sequence TTGAAAAAGAGTATGATGATTGTTACAGGTATCATTTCGGCAGCTGCATTATCAGCATGTGGAACAGATGATGCTAATCAAGGAACACAAATAGATGAAATTATCGGGGTAGATCCTGGAGCAGGCGTCATGATGAATACAGAAGACGCAATTTCTGAATATGGATTGGATATTCACCTTCAGCCAAGCTCAGACCCAACCATGACAGCAGCTCTTGGAGAAGCTTATGAAAATGAAGAGCCTATTATTGTAACAGCGTCATACCCTCACTGGATTTTTCTTGCCTATGATCTAAAATATTTGGATGATCCTAAAGGCGTATATGGTGAAACAGAAAACATCCACACCTTTACAAAAAAGAGCCTTGAGGAAGAAGCACCAGAAGCATACACCGTTCTTGACAACTTCTACTGGGAGCCAGACGATATTGGTGCAGTGATGCTTGATGTTTTTGAAGGAAAAGAACCAACCGAAGCAGCAGCTAGCTGGGTAGAAGAGCATCAAGAAAAAGTGTCTGAGTGGACGGATGGCGTAGATTCAGTATCTGGAGATGAGATTACTCTTTCATACGTAGCGTGGGACTCCGAAACAGCTTCGACACATGTAGTCGCAAAAGTCTTGGAAGACATAGGATACAATGTTACTCTCACTCAACTTGAGCCAGCATTTATGTGGGCATCAGTAGATTCTGGAGATGCAGATGCAATGGTAGGTGCATGGTTACCCAAAACGCACGGCGCTTATTATGAAGACTATAAAGAAAACATCGTCGACCTAGGTCCAAACTTAGAAGGAGCCCGAATCGGACTCGCAGTACCAGAATATGTAGATATTGATTCGATTGAAGATCTGAAATAA
- a CDS encoding GNAT family N-acetyltransferase, protein MSVHIQELLAIDRYKQELCELIQVTVNNGASIGFLLPMQKEEAEDFWESHKPNESRILLGAFINQRLIGVVYIELVEKPNGSHRGEICKLMVHPDARRLGVAKALMKEIEKKALEQNRSLLVLDTRDGDHANELYKSLGFVFAGAIPHFARNEKGILETTNLYYKMI, encoded by the coding sequence ATGAGTGTACATATACAAGAGCTTCTAGCCATTGATCGATACAAACAAGAACTTTGCGAACTTATTCAGGTAACTGTGAATAACGGAGCATCCATTGGATTTTTGCTACCTATGCAAAAGGAAGAAGCTGAAGATTTTTGGGAGAGCCACAAACCGAATGAATCTCGAATCCTACTGGGGGCTTTTATAAATCAGCGACTAATAGGTGTGGTATACATAGAATTAGTTGAAAAACCGAATGGATCACATCGAGGAGAAATTTGTAAACTAATGGTTCATCCAGATGCACGTCGCTTAGGTGTTGCAAAGGCATTAATGAAAGAAATTGAAAAGAAAGCACTTGAACAAAACAGAAGTTTACTCGTTTTAGATACTCGAGATGGTGATCATGCTAATGAGCTCTATAAAAGCTTAGGCTTTGTTTTTGCAGGAGCCATTCCTCATTTTGCACGTAACGAAAAAGGAATACTCGAAACAACAAACTTATATTACAAAATGATTTAA
- a CDS encoding GNAT family N-acetyltransferase produces MFEIRKLNKAEHDFLKEMLYESIFIDESKKPPLKQLLDTKDMLKYHINWGRPGDQAFIALNSEDKPVGAVWFRLLQGADKGYGYVDECTPELGIAVSKEGRGQGLGRKLMRALMEQAKIDGFLKLSLSVDPDNISAVKLYQSLGFVEVGMEGTSIRMVANVGESSFMNMIRELEESHLHPDIRKSSEKLGHILADNFVEIGSSGRMFGKEECLADGVSPDEMTIHDFAMRRLSEGIVLTTYQIMNKTNNRRTLRSSIWKQIDGRWQLYFHQGTIKSSETEYL; encoded by the coding sequence TTGTTTGAGATACGCAAACTAAACAAAGCTGAGCACGATTTTCTAAAAGAAATGCTCTACGAATCGATTTTTATTGACGAATCAAAGAAACCACCATTAAAACAATTACTCGATACTAAAGATATGCTCAAATATCACATAAATTGGGGGAGGCCAGGAGACCAGGCGTTCATTGCTTTAAATAGTGAGGATAAACCAGTGGGGGCGGTTTGGTTTAGACTTCTTCAAGGAGCAGATAAGGGATATGGCTATGTAGATGAATGCACACCAGAGCTTGGTATTGCAGTGAGTAAAGAGGGACGAGGCCAAGGCTTGGGACGTAAGTTAATGCGAGCATTAATGGAACAAGCTAAAATAGATGGGTTTCTTAAGCTCTCGCTCAGTGTGGACCCAGATAATATCAGTGCAGTAAAACTATATCAAAGCTTAGGATTTGTAGAAGTTGGAATGGAAGGAACATCGATTAGGATGGTCGCCAATGTAGGTGAGAGTTCGTTTATGAATATGATTCGAGAGCTTGAGGAAAGCCACTTACATCCTGATATTCGCAAGTCTAGTGAAAAGCTTGGACATATTTTAGCGGATAATTTTGTTGAAATTGGCTCGTCAGGTAGAATGTTCGGTAAAGAAGAGTGTCTAGCTGATGGAGTTAGCCCTGACGAGATGACGATTCATGATTTTGCGATGCGTCGTTTATCGGAGGGGATTGTATTAACAACCTATCAAATAATGAACAAAACAAATAATAGAAGAACCTTACGCAGCTCCATTTGGAAGCAGATTGACGGACGCTGGCAACTCTATTTTCATCAGGGCACGATAAAGAGCTCTGAAACTGAATATCTCTGA
- a CDS encoding helix-turn-helix domain-containing protein encodes MRNDYLAIQATQPVQFVSCGRVETSTPFLHPTRTLDSYVLLIGIEGCLQISQENLTYDLAPGTTLLLKKGIQHHGVSHSNSRLSYYWFHFYLDDKRASYQTNDQMADEMVTIIQEPTSQSFSSTIYIPTFSEPIKIERLTILFNQLLDISQAGAHSYLAASYIMTSLLIELSNQTLDSYKHEQQKLSPAHDLSHMIEWIRVHTDQAKSVQQISEHFNYNPNYLSRQFKSQIGMSLQKYITLVKVTKAKDLLSRTRKSIRDISLSIGIEDEKYFMRVFKKSEGITPSEFRKAFYRIRLTELDQNNYP; translated from the coding sequence ATGAGGAATGACTATTTAGCGATTCAAGCCACTCAGCCCGTTCAATTTGTTTCTTGTGGTCGAGTCGAAACGTCTACTCCATTTCTTCACCCTACTAGAACTCTTGATAGCTATGTTTTACTGATCGGCATTGAGGGTTGCTTACAAATCTCACAAGAAAATCTAACCTATGATTTAGCGCCAGGTACAACCTTATTGTTAAAAAAAGGCATACAGCATCATGGGGTCAGTCATTCAAATTCACGGCTATCTTATTATTGGTTTCATTTTTATCTTGATGACAAACGGGCTAGCTATCAGACAAACGATCAGATGGCTGATGAGATGGTCACCATTATCCAAGAACCCACTAGCCAATCGTTTAGCTCTACTATTTACATTCCAACATTCTCAGAACCCATTAAAATTGAACGCTTAACAATTCTCTTTAATCAGTTATTAGATATTTCTCAAGCAGGAGCACATTCTTATTTGGCTGCTAGCTATATCATGACCTCTTTACTTATTGAACTTTCCAATCAAACATTAGACTCATATAAACATGAACAGCAGAAGCTCTCACCTGCTCATGATCTTTCTCATATGATCGAATGGATTCGAGTACATACGGATCAGGCTAAGTCTGTTCAACAAATTTCCGAACACTTTAACTATAACCCTAACTATCTTTCAAGGCAGTTTAAGTCACAAATTGGAATGTCACTTCAAAAATACATAACTCTAGTAAAAGTCACAAAAGCCAAGGACCTTCTCTCACGAACAAGAAAAAGTATTCGTGATATTTCTTTATCGATTGGCATTGAAGATGAAAAATACTTCATGAGAGTATTTAAAAAATCCGAGGGCATCACACCATCGGAATTCAGAAAAGCGTTTTATCGTATTCGTTTAACAGAATTAGATCAAAATAACTACCCATAA
- a CDS encoding GNAT family N-acetyltransferase: MHSTNISLREFRYDDWKAINQYARLASVSQYQAWRVQTEIDSQSYLVQLIQDSACEPRSRYAFAIIENETQFCIGSAELNIRDRHNRVGELAYILHPNYWGKGFATEAAKQMLSYGFSEQKLHRIFATCDPRNISSERVMQKVGMQKEGKLRENLLLDEGWRDSLIYSLLENEVNCF; encoded by the coding sequence TTGCACTCAACAAACATCTCCTTACGTGAATTCCGATACGATGATTGGAAGGCTATTAATCAATATGCGCGCCTGGCAAGTGTGAGTCAATACCAAGCATGGCGCGTGCAGACCGAGATTGACTCGCAGTCATATCTGGTTCAACTTATACAAGATTCAGCCTGTGAACCAAGAAGTAGATATGCATTTGCAATCATCGAGAATGAGACACAATTCTGCATCGGATCGGCGGAACTAAACATTAGAGATCGACATAATAGGGTGGGAGAGTTGGCATATATTTTACATCCTAATTATTGGGGAAAGGGCTTTGCTACCGAAGCAGCAAAGCAAATGCTCTCGTATGGATTTTCTGAACAAAAGCTTCACCGTATATTTGCAACATGTGATCCTCGTAATATAAGTTCAGAGCGAGTGATGCAGAAGGTAGGTATGCAAAAGGAAGGTAAGCTGCGTGAAAACCTTCTGCTAGATGAAGGCTGGAGAGACTCGCTTATTTATAGCTTGCTGGAAAATGAAGTTAATTGCTTTTAA
- a CDS encoding HIT family protein: MNENCVFCYPNIETDKQIIFSHSSCMFLQLKSAQREGVALNGAGVIVPKQHRETVFDLTSQEWEDTFELLKQVKNWLDTTLQPAGYNIGWNCGSVAGQHIPHAHMHVLPRYEHEEMAGKGIRYLFKNQ; encoded by the coding sequence TTGAACGAGAACTGTGTATTTTGTTACCCAAATATAGAGACAGACAAGCAAATCATTTTTAGTCATTCGAGCTGTATGTTTTTGCAGTTGAAGTCCGCTCAGAGAGAGGGTGTAGCTTTGAATGGGGCTGGTGTCATTGTTCCAAAACAACATCGAGAGACGGTATTCGATTTAACATCTCAGGAATGGGAGGATACCTTTGAATTACTTAAGCAAGTAAAGAACTGGCTCGATACAACATTACAACCTGCTGGCTATAACATTGGCTGGAATTGTGGAAGTGTCGCCGGACAGCATATCCCCCACGCTCACATGCATGTGTTACCACGATATGAACATGAAGAAATGGCGGGGAAAGGAATTCGCTATCTGTTTAAAAACCAATAA